TCGAGGTGGTCCGTAGAGTATGTTCAAGTTTTAGGTTTCAGCCCTCCATTTTTAAGGTCCTCTCCTTGGGAGGGTTAATTTAGGGTTCCTTTTGGTTATCAGGAGGAGACCTTCTTTCTACTCCATATCCCCAGTTCATGTTTCTTGCTTTTGTAGGACATCTGTTTCCTGTTAGCAAAGAGAAACTTGGTTGAGTTTTGGCTAAGTTTTTTTAAGTGAGAGTCTTAAGGATCTTCCCAACCCCTTAGACTCTGTTCTGATTCCTTTGTGCCCTCTATCTGAGTTTTCCCagtaaagaaacacacatttaacAGAAAAGCTAAAATCTCTCTTGTTGAGTAGTCTTTCACTTTTTAAGATCTTCAAACTCATCTCCAAATAGACAGGTTTGAGAGACTTCATTTAAAGTTGTGACTCACTGTGGGTACTACACATTATAGTGCATTACTAGGTGGTAATCCCAAGCAACCATACCCCATGCAGCAGAAGGCCCAAGACATCCTATACTAGGCAGGCTAAATTCTTAaatcattatttgtttttttgaggctgCCTGGGATTAGGCAGTTTATAGTGATGTTGAGAAATACCTGTgaggggggcaggggagggacaGGATTGTTGGCAAACTCCTTGATGTGAGCTTTGCTTCCCCCCTTTATTTTGGCCTGTCTTTGATCTTGCATCCACTCTTGTGCATTTATGTCTATAGTTAAAACtttctccacctttttttttttggtagcacttaggttttttggggttttttttgttttttttgtttgtttgtttgttttgttgttgtttaacctTCTTGATTTCATGTTGGATCTAAGAAGTTTTCTTACCTGTGGGGAGGCAGTTTGCTCATTGGGAAGGTTTTTCAGTGTGTTTTCCATTCCTGGCTCTTTGATCTTTATAGGCATACTTCTCCGTCTTCCCACCACCCGGATTCATTGTGTGAATTCCTGCCCAGCCCTGAGTCATACCCAGGCAAGTGCTTTCTCTGGAGAAACACTTGCAGTCCTAACGGCAGGAATCACCAAGAGATGGCCCAGGTATCGGCTTTCCATCGGTAGTACTCGTCCCTGCACGGAAACTCCTTTTCCAAGATTGTAAGATATTAAATTTGGTTGATGGAATAGATGTTCCTTGGGATGCCACCATTATGTAAAGTTGCCGATCCTCAAATGACCTTTGGTGAATCTCTTACGTGGAAGCCTTTAAAATCACATGCATTTGGAACTCAGTTCATTCATAAACCACAGTTGGTGGTCAGCTACTTGTGTGAGAAGCCACAAAGCTAACCCTGTCTCTTTAGTTACCGtcatttcctgttattttagAGCAGGGAGCACATGTTATGTGCTCATCTACTAGTGAATATAGCCTGTCCACTGTTGTACATCACTTTCTTGTGACCCCCAAACTTTCCTCATGTTTGGTataattttctccttcctttaaaGTTCTGTCTTCTTGTCCCTGATTTTTTGTGGTACCATACCAAGTGATGTATTTATATTACCTTTTCTAATTAAGTGTTCTTAACTCTGTCCTTgatggaggggaagagggggggcACAAAATTTAAATAGTTTAGGGCATCAAAATTGATGTATATTTTAAAGCTTTGTAAATTGtaaaatgattatatataattGTAAACTACTGTTAATTTTACCTAAtacagaatttccaacaattaACTTGTGTACTTTTTGTAGTAAAGAAATTTTGTAGTAGTTTAGCACAAGCCTATAGTATAATACACTACCAGGTGgaactttatttcatttatcttgtcctacatacatgcatacccacaGACTACAAGAACCCTCCTGTCCTCCCCAGCTTGTTAGTGTGATCAAGCCAGCAtattcttgttgtttgtttgtttctgtttttcgagactgggtttctctgtgtaatagccctcactgtcctggagctcgctctgtaggccaggttggccttgaactcacagaggttgcCTGATTCTGCCTAtggagcactgggattagaggcgcaTGCCACCACTGCTCATCCAAGCCTGCATATTCTTAGCAACCATTTTTAACATTCttgggaattttatttttgcGGGTCACCATACTCCATTTGGAATCTAAGTTTATATATGCTTACTAATTTTACTTAGTGTTTGGGATTATAACATAAGAACTTTATAATTCAATCTATGCTTAGGCTCCCTTTCCGGTGTATGATTTTTCCGTGgctgtatttttatttgtcaCAGGCACCAGGTTAGTCTCTTTGTTAAGTCTTTGCACTAGAcagcagcaaataaataaatggctgagttaaaaaaaaaaaatggtgacgTCTTGGAAGCAACAGTGATTTGCACAAAATGTTTGCTACTGTCAtgtct
The Chionomys nivalis chromosome 3, mChiNiv1.1, whole genome shotgun sequence genome window above contains:
- the Znf655 gene encoding zinc finger protein 655 isoform X3; the protein is MEEISHEAAGSPRVQFQSLESQSECLSPELQFLQDTEMEQGFPGGILLRLPTTRIHCVNSCPALSHTQASAFSGETLAVLTAGITKRWPRYRLSIGSTRPCTETPFPRL